The following proteins come from a genomic window of Dreissena polymorpha isolate Duluth1 chromosome 1, UMN_Dpol_1.0, whole genome shotgun sequence:
- the LOC127850573 gene encoding aspartate beta-hydroxylase domain-containing protein 2-like, translating into MDGLTLISEYSFYIGLIIFALLFFLNKKCGFEVMTVPTRALSQSKRDDDDLNFCSDPNCVRCNKYSEVLCKAQHCLKDVSEKQIASDIKNGISRGKYDNEAQQPSTFHYKCQELISTPIWENFHGADTELLESALDDIKTECERVIASGDGHWKRNSTSSGEWDTFHLINQGTVIMENATLCPNTLKVVQNLPSVMDRNVFGNVFFSMIKPGTVIAEHFGPTNIRLRCHLGLSVNKECLLTVDDQTTSWSEGRCLVFDDSFLHSVAHFGIPDRPAPELCSSLLENRHSVSRTEKSSDRVVLIVDLWHPDITPKERSVIDFVFKP; encoded by the exons ATGGATGGTTTAACGTTGATATCCGAGTATTCATTCTATATTGGTCTCATTATATTCGCCTTATTGTTTTTCCTTAATAAAAAATGTGGGTTTGAAGTCATGACAGTTCCCACAAGAGCTCTCTCACAATCGAAACGTGATGACGATGATTTAAACTTCTGCAGTGATCCGAACTGTGTAAGATGCAATAAATACTCAGAAGTTTTATGCAAAGCCCAGCATTGTCTTAAAGATGTATCTGAAAAACAAATAGCTTCTGATATCAAAAACGGAATCAGTCGCGGTAAATATGACAATGAAGCGCAGCAGCCGTCAACGTTTCATTACAAATGCCAGGAATTGATTTCAACGCCAATTTGGGAAAATTTTCATGGAGCGGACACAGAATTGCTAGAGAGTGCTTTAGATGATATTAAAACTGAGTGTGAAAGAGTGATTGCAAGTGGAGACGGACACTGGAAACGAAATTCCACTTCAAGTGGCGAATGGGACACTTTTCATTTGATTAACCAGGGCACAGTTATCATGGAAAATGCCACACTCTGTCCAAACACTTTGAAAGTTGTTCAAAATTTGCCTTCAGTAATGGATAGAAAtgtttttggaaacgtttttttTTCGATGATTAAACCTGGTACCGTCATAGCTGAACATTTTGGACCAACCAACATAAGGCTCCGGTGCCATTTAG GATTGTCCGTTAACAAGGAGTGTCTTCTCACTGTGGATGACCAGACTACAAGCTGGTCAGAGGGCAGGTGTCTGGTCTTTGATGACTCGTTCCTTCATTCAGTGGCTCACTTTGGAATTCCTGATAGGCCTGCACCAGAACTATGTAGCAGTTTACTGGAGAACAGACATTCAGTGTCTAGGACAGAGAAGAGTTCCGATAGAGTGGTGCTTATAGTTGACCTCTGGCATCCAGACATAACACCCAAAGAAAGATCTGTAATTGACTTTGTTTTCAAGCCTTAA